The Aneurinibacillus uraniidurans genome segment TGATAATAAGTGCGGTGCTGAAAAATACAGGAGTCGTAAAGGGTGACGGATATTTCCGGGCTACGAGGCGACTGAGCATGTAAGCACCGACCGTAAGCAGAATGCTACATAGTGTTACGAATGTGCTCATTTGCTCGCTCCTTTCTGCGTTCAAGCAGCTGGGATAGTCCACTAGTGACGAGTAAACCGACCACAGCGCTTACAACGAGTGACGTCATAATCGCAACACCATTCATCACCAGAAGTCCACCAACTTCCATTAGTCCCACTGCGACGGGAATAAAGAAAAATGCGAGGTGTCGAATGAGAAAGGAAGCGGCGCTCTCGATCCAGGCAAGCTTAATGACACCGGTTACAAGCAGAATAAATAGCAGCAAAAGTCCCATTACATTGCCGGGAAACGGGAGATGGAGCCGTTCGGTAATAAAGTAGCCGAGCTCGTTAAGCACCCATAACCCGACTAGCTGACATACAAAAAATAACACTTTCATAGTTATGTGTCCTTTCTTCGATTTGGAATCATCTGATGATTGCTAATTTTATTTTACGGGAGATTGTTTAAAATATCTATACCATTATGGGACTGAGCATTCGTCAGCGCACAGTAAGATACAGAAGCTTGTGTATCCGTCGACCGTTCTGTACAATAAATAAGTTACAGAACGGAGGGTATGACAGATGAGAGTAATGCGTATGAGATTTTTACTACTACTATGCAGTGCTGTGCTTCTGCTTGCAGCTTGTAATGGTCCGGCACCGAAGAGCGCTTCAGATGAGTGGAAGGCAATTGTTTCGACATCGGACAAAAAGCTGGAAAAAGCGACAGTGAAGCGGGTAGTAGACGGCGATACATTTGCGGTAGATGTGAATGGTAAGGAGAAGAAAGTACGCATGATTTTGATGGATACGCCAGAGTCAAAAGCGCCGAATCGTCCGCAAGGTTATCTCGGAGAAGAAGCGAAGCAATATACGACGAAGCGACTCACAGGGCAGACCGTATGGCTGGAGCGTGATGTGAAAGCAACTGACCAGTATGGACGCTGGCTGCGGTATGTGTATCTGGATGTGGCAGGCGGAAAAGGTGAATTTTTCAATGGAACACTTGTCCGCAGTGGATATGCGCGGCTCGCAACGTTCCCGCCGAATGTGAAGTATGTAGATGATATCCGAAAATGGCAGACTGAAGCACGAGAAGCAGGACGCGGCGTCTGGAAAAATATTAAAGACGCGTTTCCTGATCGAAAGGTTGAGCAATAAGAAAAAATCCCCTCTGCTACTAATGAGAGGGGATTTTTTGTGTCTGCTATGATCCGAAGAATGTTTTAAGAAAGTCAGTATCCATTGTAGAGATTTTCCAACCGGATTCGGTTTTGGTCAACTTGATTGTTTGAGTAGTTGTGATCGTAGGAGCAGAAGGGTCTTTTATGCTGGCTTCTATTTTTTCTAATACCTTATGTTCCGCTTGCGTATCGTCATTCATTTGGCCTGACATCGCTTCAGATACGATGCCTTTGGCTGCTGCTCCAGAAATCTTTAGCATATTAGGGACGGTAATTTTCACAGAGATCGTGGCCTCATCTCCCTTGATATCATACGAACCGGTTTCATATGTTAGCTTCTGCAAGAATAGTTTGGCTACCTTTTCGCCTTCTGGATCAGCTGAAAGCTCACGCAAATCTTGATCGTCTTTCTTCAGGAAAGAAGCAGCTTGCTGGAATTCTCCCCTTTGCAATGAACCAAAGAAATTCTTCACAATGATATCAGGAGAATCGTTATTTGCTGGTGCAGCAGTTTTTTCACTTGAACAACCTGTAGCCAGTATCAATCCACCTAATAGCATGATAGCAACGAGTAAATACTTGTGTAGATTCATCTATAAACCTCCAGTATTATTTTGATATACTAAAAATGTAACATAATCCCATTACATTTGTTACCACCTGG includes the following:
- a CDS encoding CidA/LrgA family protein, with protein sequence MKVLFFVCQLVGLWVLNELGYFITERLHLPFPGNVMGLLLLFILLVTGVIKLAWIESAASFLIRHLAFFFIPVAVGLMEVGGLLVMNGVAIMTSLVVSAVVGLLVTSGLSQLLERRKERANEHIRNTM
- a CDS encoding thermonuclease family protein, whose translation is MRVMRMRFLLLLCSAVLLLAACNGPAPKSASDEWKAIVSTSDKKLEKATVKRVVDGDTFAVDVNGKEKKVRMILMDTPESKAPNRPQGYLGEEAKQYTTKRLTGQTVWLERDVKATDQYGRWLRYVYLDVAGGKGEFFNGTLVRSGYARLATFPPNVKYVDDIRKWQTEAREAGRGVWKNIKDAFPDRKVEQ